The Rhodococcus opacus B4 genome contains the following window.
ATCTCCTGCATCTCGCGGATCTGCCACACCTCACGATCCATGTCGGGATCATACTTGTCGGACCGGATGCTTCGGGGCGGATCTGAGACAGGGTGAACTCTAGAACGCCAGTACCTCGGCTTCATGCGAACTCGCGACACGACACACTACCGTCGACTCGACCGGCTTCGCCGCCGGTTGGCAGGTGGTGGCGCGGCAGTCGTACGGCACTGCCGATGCACCGGCCATCCACTGACGAGGAATCACCCCGAAAGAACCACTGGACAGCAGATATCTGCCCGGTGTTCTCGCCCGAGAGAGTACGGGGAGCAGCGTCCGGCGCCGTCTCGGATGCGTGGCACGGGACTTGTTCAAAAAGAACGCCGCAGTCTGTCACACAAGCCTCTTCGAACGGATCTTCCTCCAGATAGAAGCCCACTTCAGGAGGAGATCCCATGCACCCCAGTCAACCTCAGCAGCCCATCAAGCCAGCACGGAATGCAGCAGGCCTGTCCGACGAGGACCAACTGTCTCTGTTGATGGCGGCCCCATTGATTCTGGGCCTCCTTGTCGCGGCTCTTCCGGCGATGTCGACCAAGGCGACTGCGTGGCTGCTCGCTCACGATCTCATCGTTGGGGCTTCGGCGTCACCGTTGGTGACTATCCCTGGCACGGAAGGTGCCGGCCTCGACCTCCGCCGGTTGATCATCGTCGTGGCAGTTCTTGTGCTCGCTGCGACTCTGGCTCTCAGCGGAGTGCGGCGCTCCATCGATCGTCGCCGACAGCAGCGGTTGCGCCGCGGGGACAGTGCATGAGCACAGGGGTGATTGTTGCCGAGCTATCGAGAAGGAAGCGGTCGATTCCGTGCGCGGATGAATGCGTCACGGATTGTCCGTTCTTCCAGGCGCAGAGCCTCAGCGAGTGCTGTGGTATGTCGATCGGACAGGCTTCCTTCGCCCCGCTCGATTCGGCCGATGGTGGTGGTGCTGAGTCCGGTTCGGTCTGCGACGTGTTTCTGCGTCAATCCCGCAAGATTCCGCAGGTCGGCGATGGTCCGACTGTCTTCCGGGACGACGACGAGGCGGTCGAGGGGTATTCCCAGCTTTTCGGCGGCCCGGGCGAGGTGGTCGGGCTGAGGGTGCGTTCGCGAGGTTTCCCAGTTGTGGATGGTGGTCGGGTCGACGCCTATTGCGCGGGACAGGTCGCCGCGCGTGATTCCGGCAGTAGTGCGCGCGTCTTCGAGGGCCTGAGGCTTGAAGCCGTTCAGGGGCGCTCTCACTGCGATTTTCCGTTCATCGCTGGACATCCTATTGAAGATGTAGATACCATCGTTGCATGCCGGGTTTAAATTCCAGTGGTAAATGCGATGCGGTGCAGCGCTGACGATCACTCGCTGAACTCGAACCCGGTGCGCTCGAGTACGAACAGTTCCCACGTACATGCGGCCTGACCAGCCGCTAAACGGAAAAGAGCATCCGATGACGACTACCGTTTCAGCTGCCCCACCCTTGTCCCAGACTTCTGCGCATCGACGCGACGCACGCTCGTCCGTATGCGCCGCTCAGCTAGCTAGACTGAATGCAGCCGGATTCCCCGCCCGGTCTGCTTTGCCCAGTCGCGACGACGGGTGGTTCCAGACATCGCGACAGTCGGGTTTAGGGGGACGTGACGGGCAGGCTTGGACACCTGCCCGTCGCGTCGATACATCTGTCGACACGGTTGATGTGCGCTACCACATCAACGCCCTGATGTGCGCCGGCATGACGACCGCTCTGATCGCTGACCTGGCCTCTGTGCCGGTCGCGACAATCCGGTCGCTGAGGAGCACTTCGACTCGCACGACCACCTCCGTCATCGCGGACGCGATCCTCTCGATCACTTTTCGCCCGAGCCGTGGGCGTGATCTGACCCCAGCAGTGGGGGCTCGCCGCCGACTGCGCGCACTCAACGCCATGGGCTACGGCGATTCGAGCCTCGCTCACCGGTTGAACGTCGAGGTCGACGTCGTCACTTCGATGCCGGAAAAAGGTCTCATCCCGAGCGAGCTGTGGGAAGCGGTCGACGAGATCTACGACGAGCTTTCCATGCGCCCCGGACCTGACGCCGACCTCCGTGAACAAGCACGCGCAGAAGGACTGGTGCCGCCTCTCGGATGGGACGACGACGAGATCGACAATCCGAAGGCGCGTAGTCACGAGCGCGAGCGGGCCACGGGAGCGGTCGCGGTCGACGAGGTCGT
Protein-coding sequences here:
- a CDS encoding helix-turn-helix domain-containing protein, which encodes MYVGTVRTRAHRVRVQRVIVSAAPHRIYHWNLNPACNDGIYIFNRMSSDERKIAVRAPLNGFKPQALEDARTTAGITRGDLSRAIGVDPTTIHNWETSRTHPQPDHLARAAEKLGIPLDRLVVVPEDSRTIADLRNLAGLTQKHVADRTGLSTTTIGRIERGEGSLSDRHTTALAEALRLEERTIRDAFIRARNRPLPSR